ATTTAATAATTTGGAATTTTCCTGTTCTTTAATGACTTAAGAATAGtcaaatatataatttttcatttctttctcatcaGTCTGAGTTTAAACATATATTTGTGCCAGTCTTTGTGTGTCCCCAAAATAATCGCTGCGAGCCTGCTGAACAGGCCAGTGGAGACAAAGTATTAAGTTTTTTGATGTATGACAAACAGGATTTATTGCCCTCGTCACAGTGCTTATCTGATATTTCCCTTGCAGAGTTTCCTGAAAGGTTTGTTGACCAAAGACCCTCAGAAGAGGTTGTCATGGCCAGACCTCCTGCACCATCCCTTCGTTGCTGATGGTGTTTTAGGTGATgcttaaatttttttaattttaatctaAAATTTCTAAATATGCTTGAGGCTGGTCTGTTTTTGAGAGttttctgatgtgtgttttatgcCCATATTTATGTGTTGGCACAGTGCTGTCAgacacaaatgttttcagtccCCTGACAGTCACACCCAGCCCAGACATGCTGGCGCTGAAACTTCAGCAAGTGGCAGCAAAGACGGTACCGATTTCTGGAGAAAGTAGATTACTGCGAAAGGCCAGGGAACAGAaggagaacagcagcagagggaaaccAGTGGGTAGTGACAGTTCAAAAGTGAGTCACcaattgatttttctttcttgaatCAGTCCCATGGAAATTTCATGGAGGAGCTTTAAGCTGTTCCGTGtatattaacagaaaaaaaaggatggagcaggaaatgaaaggaCCAACTCTGCGATGGCAGCAACACCCACCAGAGCCATGCCCCTCTCCAGTGATTGGTCTGTTACATCAGGTCACTCTGTCGTGGCACCTGCCAATAAAATGCTCGACCCAAAGATTCAAGGCTGCGTGAGATCAAAACACAGGTGTTTATGgaagttcagaaaaaaaagatacaatatacaaccaaaacaaacatgagtGTTCACAGTAATGGGCATTTCCTCTGCAGGGGTCAGATCAGCAGAGACTATGAACAGGAATTCCCCTCTGTAGAGGTCGGCCCACAACAGGTGTGGAGATACAATGAGAACAGACAGACCACACTGCACAGGCAGGTCAGTGtcaagttgatttttttttttaattattttttttttttttagaaataaaaagacattgtccattttgaaaatgtgtcttGTTTCACAATATAGTGTATATATTCTCTTCCAGCAGCAAATGTGCTCTGGTAATAAAGAAACTGGCTGCTATCTTAAAGGAAAATGCATCCTGCAGTATTAACCATTTCTTGTTCTTTCAGAATGTCGACAGTGAGGAGTACTGGGAGAAACTGGCCCAAGAATCAGATCCAAGCAAACAGCAGAAGGAACTATTGAATTATAATGACATTATACCTCAACTAAAAACCAAGATTCTAGATTTTAAATCTCAGGTAATTAGGTACAATGCATAAACTGACAATTCCTCAGGAAGAATTTTGTATTtagtctctcttttttgttgttgtttggtcaGTTAACAGGCGGCGTTGTTAAAGAAGCCTATCAGATTCACCAACCACTAAAAGTCTTAGGCAACCTGattctgacctctgaccttgagAAGTCATACCACATCGGCCGTGAGCTTGGACTACCCCATATCCTCTTTGACCTGGTCCATGACACTGTAGAAAACTCAAATTTCATCAAGGTTATTGTTTGGGAATGGAACTGTATTCAGTAATGTGTTGTCACTGAGGCGTCAGACAACAATAATATTTGTGACTTTCTTTGTACATTTCCTTCCTTCTCAGCAACCATGGAGTGTGCCAGCACTTAAACAAATGATTGTAGTGCTCTTAATCTACTGGGATAAACATAATGACTGGACGGAAGAAGAACataggtttgttttgtttgtgtttttcatcgCTGAAGCTGATTCTGTTTATTTGTTGAACACTGACAGTCATTCATCAAATACATCTTATCACCTGTTCTCCTACTGTAGACTGGAAGAGTTCACCAAGCCCTTCGTCACAATTCTTAGTCACCCAGACCTTGTTCCTTTGGCAGTAAGTACCCACCAAAATTAGTTTAACAGTAGCTGCCGACCATGTTCACCGTGCTCCACATGTTCTCTGTGGCCAGTTTCTTTTGGTTATGCAGTGAGCTGTCCAGGTGTCTGACAGAGCTGATTCTGCTTCTCTTTTTAGCCTTTTGCTGcctctgttttgtctcttttgacACAACACAATGTCAGTGTCGAAGTTGATATGAGCAATCTGACCTCCTTGCTGAAAAACCTGCATTTGGACTCATATGAGGTAGTGAATCTGTGACAAGTAATTCATTTGTTCAGCAGTACACTGACAGTTCATGATGCAAGTTTAAAGTGATCCACCAGTGTCTGAAGTAttgccctctcctctgccttgtCAGCCCCAGCTTTCTCTTCCTTCTGGCTGGGGACTCTGTGATGGCCTCCTGTATTTACTCCTACACATGCTCTCTGAGGTCAGTACCAGgaatgcaataaaataaaaactgacaggaTGAATCCCAGAAATAGACCTTCaatcttttcctctgtgcttttgccattgtgtttttttttttcttttaacagcaTGAAAATGGCTCTGGATCTTCATGTTTAGATCCAGTTATGTTTCTggatttgtggaaaaaaattggTAATTCACTCgcagagacaacagcagagacacatttCTGTTCAGCAAATGGTAAATATACGCATCCTATGAGACCCAGCCTATCTGAAAACTTTTTGatgttaaaaatgtatatacgttttcattttcttttgaaatcAGGGCTGTATTCCTTGCTGTCTGCTGCGCTGTTTGTCTTCACCAAGGATCCATACTCATgcattcctctgttttctgagaGCGAATCAAAATGTGTATACGCTCTTGGCCGGCTGCTGGGCACTGACTGGTTGGTGTACAGATGTATTAATTAACCTACTGTTTCATGTGTACCTCAAATGTTAGAGCCGCACAGCTATGGCGCCTGGAGCTAATAATAACCCCTTTTATACCCTACAGTCTTCATTTGTTTGCTGAAGGCAGTCCTGGGAGACTTGAGGTAGATCTGAGTCACGACAACCTGTCCGTGTTGAGCTGCCACTTGCTGTGCTTTCCGTTTGCCCTGGACCTGCCTTCACACACCACTTCCACAATTCTCCAGTTGTATGACAGTTGTGGTATTGTTGCGAGCCTCCTGCAGGTTAGGGCCTTACCATGTTCCAATAAAGACCTCGCTGACAAACATAATGCTCTGATGCAACACAGGATAACTCTTGCAATAGATACAAACACTACTGTACATCCTAATGTCTCTGTACTCTGTGAGAgcattgtgttgtttgttgtcgGCTGTTTGATCTGTGATGAGTTGTCtggatggttttgtttttcattgcttTGGCAGGTAATTcaaactcttcctcctcctctgctggagctgcctctctccctgctgAGCCGTATGCTCCTGTGTGACCCTGAGCGCTCCGTTTCCCGCCTCAGAAAGACTGCCTCTGGTTTTTTCACGCCACCCAGGGACAGCCAGCTCACTGCCTCCAAACGCCAGACACCGCTAACCAGAACCTCCAGCTCTCTTCTCTTTGActtgctgcagctggatgtgctGTCAGACTCTGCCGTGGAGCTCCTAACTCTGTTGTCCCAAGTAGCCCGTTATTCCTCTCAGCCTGACTGTCTTCACCTTCACCTGGAAGCCTCAGTGCTGCACCAGGCGCTGGCTCACTCTCGTGACCAGATCAGGGCTGCCACTTGTAGACTTTTGGCAAATCTGGATCCATTCAGGCCTCCTACTCTGCAACTTGACATTTTCAAGAGCATGATAGGCTGTCTTCATGACTCCTGCCTGCCAGTCCGGCGATTGGCTTGCAGAGCAGTTGGGAACTGGTTGGGATATATTGCAGCTGGGGCAGGGTTTAAAATGGGCAGGTCCAATGGACAGGGCAGTGACACTACAGGGTGgggcaaagagaaagaacaaaacaaacacaacagttcaCACAGTGAGACAGCAGGAGATTTAACTACTGTAGTGGAACAGGGAGTGGACGATGAGGAGGGGAGCAGGTGGATGGAGGAGGCCAGGAGGACAGCAGCCACGCTGGCACCTCTGATCACTGACCCTGATGCCCTCACACGCCGTCACTGTTGTGCAGCCCTGGGAAACCTAGTTAATGTTGATGGCGCTGTATCCTCGTTGCTGGAGGAGGATGTGTCTAGCTTACTTTTGAGAGCTGCATGCACGGATTCCCATAATGCAGTGAGACGAGCCGCCATAGCAACCCTGTGCCTGTGCAGTGAGCAGGACGCCATACGTCAGGTAATAAAATCACTGACATTACAGTGAATCAGTTcactttttttcagaatttgGTTAGAAGGACCTTTTTGTAATTTGTCAcatgttttaattacaaaaaatacaacacattagCTGTTAGAGTATATTTTGTTCCTTTATGTAAGAAAATTCACACTTGTTTCTTTTATTGCCTTCAGGGCATATCTCATAATTATTATCAGTACTACTGCCTCGAGCTCAGTCATTTCTTTATATGAATTTGCTCACTTGTCATAAAtcattgcattttctttcatgGGTGAGTAAAAAAATACCTAGCCCCTGTCACTCACacctctgtgcatgtgtttgcacattAATCACTAACTTCAAATGAGTCCCCttcttttatgtttatttgaagGTCCTGATATCCCTCGATGCCAGGAAGAAACTTCTACAGGCTTCACAACATGCACCTCCACAGTGTGACTATCATCCGCTCATTGCACAGCTGTAAGTGAGTCCGGTTCATGAGAAATGATATCAGAtccatgtgtagaaacactctCCCTCCTTACTTTACTGTGCTACTTCCTCCTAGCTAAAGCAATGTGATAGAAGAGGACAGATAATAATCAGATCccctgtttgctgtttttttctcaagtgtgtcttattttctttaaaaagatgaAGTTATCCTAATGCATAGCATTAGAACGGtgcaaataaaaatgcacatttcTTAATGAAGACCTTTATTGGCTATGTACTTTGTTTATGCTGTATTCTTAAGTTGAATTTTATGGCATTACTTTTTCCAATTTCCTTCGAAAAAACTATAATTGATCGAAATTCCGCAGGAACGActgaagattttctttttaatcacaCGAGATTCTTTCGTTATTTCACTTAAAAATTCACCGTGTCGATTTGCAGAGGTAAAGATTTATTCTTTGGTCCGCAGTAATAATCATGAATGGTGAAGTCGTTATTAGAGCAGCAAATCGGTGGGTCAGTTCATTTTTGCATTAATCGCTTTACTTTATGTTCCGTGTCACAGCAGgaaggtttttgttttagtttaagttttgtaaATTTAGTATGTTTTCGTTCTCTGAAGTGAGGGGTCTAAGAGATAGAGGTTGTACAGATTTTAAAGCCATCTGAAGTAGGTTGTAATTTGTGGCcaaatccataaaaaaaaaaaaaaaaaaaactttattcgGCTTTAATAGTCGGGCCATTGCGCTAAATACTCATATAGGAATTTATCGGAAGGGTGGGCGTTGATTTAATTAAGTTTATTAGAAAGTGTTCACTTTGCAGCTTGatatcagtttttaaaaaaaagggggggagggggggagttACTGATGATAactataaatgttttcattgctCTCAGTAATTGTGTGGGAAGTATCCAGGCCCCGCGGGCTCGGATCAAAAAGGAGAGTTTGTCTGCGTCCATCAGGCCCTGGAGGTCTGAGCTTTGCTTTGCCGAgaacaaaaaagtcatttatGATATCTTAAAAGGCAAGACGAGTTTTCATTCTTGTACTTTATGATTGTAACAGACTGTTATAGTAGGTGCCGGTAAAAACCATTTCTGGTGTATTGGCCGAGCCGACCAATGTCCACCAGAAAAGAAACGCTCTGAAGAAACACAGGCGGACTGAgttgatgacattttattttgaaatgaaaaaaaaaagttgacgaGACACAATGGAAATATGCATATGTGATTAAATTAACTTGATATTACAGATCCTTATAATGTGCTTTTAAATGATGCTGTCATTACACATTTTTGGTTTGAAGTTGATAGTACACCGCAGGGGGGATCAAACAATGTGACACAAGTTTCTTGCTAAAAACTGTATAAACAAGATAAATAAATGTCCATAGGTCAGGGCTTGTTTTCAAGATTGTCTTAAAATAATATgcatagaaaaaaaattcatcCTCAGTATAGGCAtttttaacagtaacagtagtggttaatttatttttcttttatattagCAACAAAAGAACTGGAAAATAATTTAGACAGTATCCTCTTACACCAAAACTAACACTGCAAAAGCTTCAACAAATAGTctaatgagatttttttaagttaattttttttaacaaagaaaagGCTAACACACTACACTCCCTGAATATACAAAAGTTGTTACAAATTAGTGCAGATCAGCCAGAGGCCTATAAAACTTATTGCCTTAACAAGCAGTTTAGAGAAAGAATCCCAGACTTCTGAAACCCTAAATTTGCTATTCCAGAAAGAGAGAGTACATTTATGGAAAAACATGCAGAAGGAGACTGCTAAAACTCCACTAGTTACAATATTTGTACATATGGAAAACCAGTTTTTTACACTAGGAAAACCTGTATGTCAGTGAAATCTTTGCCATTTAAAATGAAGGGCAGGAGAGCTGTTATACAGGTCTGTAATCTCCTGCCATGCATTATCTACTGGTGTTTGTAGGACTGTAGGATAAACTGCATATCCTGAGCTGCAAAACAGATTGTGTCATTTGCAATATGCAAGAGAAGACATTTTTACAAATTaccacaaacacaataaaatgtcaCCTTCCACCTTCAAAACagtataaatattaaattagtTAACTTTTGGTCACAGAATCAATAATTTGGACAATATTTGCAACCACTGCTGAAAAAAAGTGATTTGTCACATGTAATGCaaatatcagaaaaataaaacaaatgtaaatatggTAGATAAAGCAGCATTTCTAGCAAATAAATGTGGGTAAAATGTAGATATTTGACcttcaccaaaaacaaaaaggggaaaaaaagaaacaggctAAAAACATACAAATCCCATTAACTAATGAATATTTAGGGAAGCATGAGACCTAAAGTCCATCAAATGGTTTGTCAAACAAAAttgtaacaatagtaaaatgagaaaaatggtACATTTTTCTAAAAGTTGACGAAaagttttttcctcttctgtatATCCGCGGTTCTTTCCGTAGTTGTAAAAGTCATCAGCACATTTTCAACCTCAGTTCtactattttaaaatattaatagcAATTGAAATACAGTTTGTTGTTCAAGAGTGGCTAGAAATTATTCTAGAAAAATATTTGGTTTGAAAGATGCGCTCCAAATAAAATGATGCAGTTGACACCAACAAAATATTTGACCATTTATGCTCTTGAAAAGGATGATAGTCATTgcaaataaaagttaaaaataaaaaaaaattaagttctATTGCTGACATCAATTCCAATGTAAGgctattaaaaatattaaacctGCATAATGAATTACATTACTTCTTCATAAATAACCCTATTTCAATTTGTAGATTCGCGCAGTGCGAGACTTATTAAAAATGATTGTCATTTAAAGCATTGCAATGCCACAGTGCAGGCTCAGGTGATTAGAGTGCGAAA
This genomic stretch from Toxotes jaculatrix isolate fToxJac2 chromosome 12, fToxJac2.pri, whole genome shotgun sequence harbors:
- the stk36 gene encoding serine/threonine-protein kinase 36; translated protein: MNAYHVLELVGEGSFGRVYKGRKRFTGQVVALKFMPKVGRSEKELRSLKREIEIMRGLQHPNIVQLFDSFETETEVVVVTEYAEGQLFQILEDDGHLPESQVRGIACQLVSALYYLHSHRILHRDMKPQNILLGKSGVVKLCDFGFARAMSVSTLVLTSIKGTPLYMSPELVEEKPYDHTADLWSLGCILYELHTGAPPFYTNSIFHLVQLIVKDQVKWPDTMSDTCTSFLKGLLTKDPQKRLSWPDLLHHPFVADGVLVLSDTNVFSPLTVTPSPDMLALKLQQVAAKTVPISGESRLLRKAREQKENSSRGKPVGSDSSKKKKDGAGNERTNSAMAATPTRAMPLSSDWSVTSGHSVVAPANKMLDPKIQGCVRSKHRGQISRDYEQEFPSVEVGPQQVWRYNENRQTTLHRQNVDSEEYWEKLAQESDPSKQQKELLNYNDIIPQLKTKILDFKSQLTGGVVKEAYQIHQPLKVLGNLILTSDLEKSYHIGRELGLPHILFDLVHDTVENSNFIKQPWSVPALKQMIVVLLIYWDKHNDWTEEEHRLEEFTKPFVTILSHPDLVPLAPFAASVLSLLTQHNVSVEVDMSNLTSLLKNLHLDSYEPQLSLPSGWGLCDGLLYLLLHMLSEHENGSGSSCLDPVMFLDLWKKIGNSLAETTAETHFCSANGLYSLLSAALFVFTKDPYSCIPLFSESESKCVYALGRLLGTDCLHLFAEGSPGRLEVDLSHDNLSVLSCHLLCFPFALDLPSHTTSTILQLYDSCGIVASLLQVIQTLPPPLLELPLSLLSRMLLCDPERSVSRLRKTASGFFTPPRDSQLTASKRQTPLTRTSSSLLFDLLQLDVLSDSAVELLTLLSQVARYSSQPDCLHLHLEASVLHQALAHSRDQIRAATCRLLANLDPFRPPTLQLDIFKSMIGCLHDSCLPVRRLACRAVGNWLGYIAAGAGFKMGRSNGQGSDTTGWGKEKEQNKHNSSHSETAGDLTTVVEQGVDDEEGSRWMEEARRTAATLAPLITDPDALTRRHCCAALGNLVNVDGAVSSLLEEDVSSLLLRAACTDSHNAVRRAAIATLCLCSEQDAIRQVLISLDARKKLLQASQHAPPQCDYHPLIAQL